GCAATGGTAACGGTAAAGTTCAAGTATAAGGGTGAAGAGAAGGAGGTAGATATTAGTAAGATAAAGAAGGTTTGGAGAGTTGGCAAGATGATAAGCTTTACCTATGATGAGGGCGGAGGGAAGACTGGTAGGGGTGCCGTTAGCGAGAAGGACGCTCCAAAGGAATTACTAGAAATGTTGGAGAAGCAGTCTAAGAAGTAAAGCTAACTTTTTTATTCTTTTCTTTCTTTTTTAAAATTATAAAGTGAGATTTGTTGTCAGATATCATTTCTAAGTTTACACTTATTTTAAATCCTTAAATTTTTACAAATCATAGGTAGAATTATATTTAAGTAATCCTTTTATACACATAAAAGTTTATTAATAATATGGAAGGTATTACATTAAAACTATTGCTGGTCACACTTTTTTTAATTTCAATTTTATTCCCCCTATCCTCATTAGCCTACGCTACTACCTTTATTCAACCGACTTATGGGCAATATAATGTAATTTCTCCCTTAAATCCGAGTACTCCCCTTTATTTAGAAATCTTTATCCCTCCTAAGAATCTTAATATGCTTTATCTTATTGCCCAGGAAGTAGCAAATCATCAGATAAAGCCTTTAACAAATTCCCAATTAATTTCAATGTTTAGTCAAGAAAGTAAAGTGAATGAGGTTATATCTTATCTTCAAAATAAGGGATTTAAAGTAGTTTATAAAAGTCCTTTTGAGGTAATGGTTGAAGCTCCAGTCTCTATAGTATCATCCTTATTTAATACTAAATTCATACTAGTTCAATCCTCTAATGGTGAGATATATTACAAACCGGAAGGAGAAGTTAGTATTCCTACACAATTACATAATTTATTAATAGGAGGCCTTACTAATTTTAGTAATGTTCAAATTCCCCTAATACAGTTAGGTAACTTAAATGATGGTCACCTAATACCTAATAAGCAGGCTTATTCGTCTTTCGTATACACTTTTCAATTTTCAGCTACATGGTATACTCCTCAAGATATAGAAGGTGCTTATAATATTACACCTATAATTAACTCGACTGCAGATAAGAAAATTACTATTGCAATAATTGACGCTTATGGGGATCCCGAAATATATCAAGACGTTAAGCTGTTTGACTCTCACTTCCATCTACCTCCGTTAAACTTAACCGTCTTGCCAATAGGTCCGTATCATCCTTTAAACGGTTTAGTAACAGGTTGGTATGCAGAAACCGCATTAGATGTGGAAACTGCTCACGCTGCAGCACCTTATGCTCATATATTACTAGTTGTTGCTCCCTCTGCTTCTCTTCCAGCTTTATTTTCAGCTATAGATCTAGTAGTAAGTGAGGATTTAGCTCAAGTAGTTTCCATGAGCTGGGGCCTTCCAGAAAATCTATTTGGAGCTTCTGGGTTCTATGCCGTATTTAACGGTGTGCCAATACCTAATTATCCATATTATGACTATTATTTCGCTTTAGGCACTGCTGAAGGTATAACCTTTTTAGCTGCCTCAGGGGATAACGGAGCTTATGGTATTACTCCTACAATTTACGGTTCTGTAAATTATCCAGCTTCCTCACCTTTTGTTACTGGAGTCGGAGGTACTACCTTATTTATTAACGTAACTTCTGGCTATCTTTCTTCCTATAATTCAACAGCAACTTACGGTTATGAGACCGCATGGAGTGTAAATCCTTTATATTTTGGTGAAGTTGAAGGTACAGTATCGTCCGGAGGAGGATATAGTTCATTATTTCCAGCGCCGTGGTATCAGCGTTATATTACGCACTCTAATTTTAGGACTGTTCCAGATGTAGCTGCAGACGCTAATCCCTATACTGGGTTTGTAGTTTACGCATTAGGGCAAGAAATTGTAGTTGGAGGTACTAGTTTAGCTACTCCTTTATGGTCTGGAATAATAGCTGATATAGATGGTTATATCGGTCATCCTTTAGGTTTAGTAAATCCTTTATTTTATGAAATTTATGGGAATAGTACATTATACCATGAGGCTTTTCATCCAATATATTTCGGATATAATGGATATTATTACGCCAATGGTTCATATAATCTAGTTACTGGTTTAGGTAGTCCTAACGCTGGGATGTTAGCTGCTATCATAAAACATTTTGTGCAAAAGAATTTACAAATCTCAGTCAGTACTTTTGAGCCAGGGGTAACTCAGCCTTGGTATTTCTATAATTCTACGTTCACGATAGTAGCATATATAACGTATCCTAATAATACTGAGGTTACTTCTGGCAGCTTTAACGCTTACATTTACACTTTAGATGGTTATTTAGCTACGGTACCCTTAACATTTAATGGGAGTTACTGGATAGGGAATTTCACTATTATTAAAGGATATCCTCCTAATATATGGGAAATAGTTGTTAATGGTACATCCTCTTCATTTAGCGGAGTCGGTATAACTGAAGTGGACATAGGTGAGTCTATTAACATAATATCTCCAATTCCTTATCCATTTGGATTGCCAATACCCTATAATGAACCCTTCCAGATTGAGGCTTGCGTTTACTATCCTAATGGTACTCCAGTGATAAATAAAACAGTTACAGCTTATTTAGTTAGAAACGGTCATGCTATTGCTTCTATCCCATTAATAATGGTTAATCCTGGACAATATGAGGGAATATATGCATTAATACCGCCCTTACCTCAAGGAACTTATCTACTTATAATTAACGATTCTTATGGAAGTGCCTATTCTTATGTATACTTCGGAGAGTATAATTTTGGTGCAATACTAACTCCAGTTAACGATGGTTTACCGGCAGCTGCACCTGGACAAAATATAACTATAATAGATCTTGTTCTTACAGTAGAATTCACGGGCTTGTTTACTTCTAACGTTACTGCGTATATATACAATCCAATGGGTAAGCTAATAGGAAATGTTAAGTTAGTTCCTGCACCAGACGTTATACAATTTGGAGTATTTCTATTATTCCTTCTATATGAAGGTAACTTTACAATTCCTTCTAATGCTACTCCCGGTTTCTATAACGTAATAATAAATTCAGTTACAAATACTTCAGTAGGACTAATTACTTCCAATTATACTACTGCATTTTACGTTTCCCCTGCTAATCTGAATTATAACGTTAAGGTTACTGATATTACATATGAAGGACAATGGATCAAGATTTTGGCTAATATAACTTATCCTAATGGTACTGAGGTTAAATATGGTATGTTCACAGCAACTCTCTTACCTACTCAGCTTAATTTTGAATCGTTAATAATAGCCTCTAATGTTGGGGTACCATTACAATACAACTCGACATTAGGGGAATGGGTTGGTTTATATCAGATACCTTCAATACTTCAAGGCTCAATATATCAAGGTTCTCCACTCTACTCATTCGCAGGCCCATGGAACGTTATAATTTCTGGTGTTTCAGCCGATGGCTACAATTTATATTCTAATCACTATTATTATTTTGATGTATTACCATATACTTTTATTAATAAAATGATTATAAATGGAACTTTCGATTTGCCTCTCTTATCTAAAGTCAACTCCACGACGTATATGTTATCTTCTGTAGCCTCTAATAATATTACAATAACTCATACCAATTTAATTATAGATAACGTTATTGCTAAAACGTTAATAATTTATAATTCATCTGTTACAATAACTTCATCTAAAATTGATAAATTGGTTGCCTACAATTCATCTGTTACAATAATTAAATCTACGCTAGGTGGACAGAATATTGCAATAATGGCTAACAATTCTATAATTAATGTAATTTCATCCATTATAGAAGATTCAAATTACGGATTCTTGCAAGTGAACTCGGTAATTAATTTAAAAGGAGTAAGTCTAAACAACGTAACCTCTATCTCAGAAATACCTTCTCCGAAATTGATATATTCTCCAGTTAATATAACATCTAGTGAAAAAACTATTATAGTTAACATTTCTGGAGAGTATCTTAAACTATTAAACGTTATGATGGACAATGAGCCCATTATGTATAAATTAGTATCTTCATCTCCGTCCTTACTAAGCATTGAAATTCCATTTAATGCCTCTAGCTTACCAGATGGAACTTATACATTTACAGTGCAAGTTTCTGATGGTTTACCTTACAATCTAACATTTAATGTACTCAATAACTATCATTTTGTCGTATTACAAGACAATATTCTATCATTACAGAGCTCACTATTACGAACAACTATATTAACCATAATATCGTTAATTATAGCAATTATAGCAATTGTTATAGTATTTATTATAATGAGAAGAAGGGGTGAAAAGTAATGATTAAGGGAACTATTTTCACATTAATAATTTTATTTAGCATACTTCTTCCACTAATGTTTTCCGTAACAACGTATTCCCAATCAACCTTTGTGCATCCAATATTAGGGAATATAACTGTTTTAAACAGTGGAAAAATACAGTATGATCCAGCATATTATTCTTTTGAGGCCTATCAAATACACCCTCCTAATGTTACTCCAATAAAAGTAAACATAGCTACTAATGTAATTTTTAATAATAGTGCGCTTACCCCTTATGTAGTTCACGTTAATATACCTCAGGGAAATTATAGTATGGAGATACTTAATGTAAGCATCAACGAGTCTAATGGTGCTCAATACGATAGACCAGTTTACATATTTGCAAATGGTGTTCCAATATTCTGGGGTTCAACACAAGAACTTCTAAATTCTACAGCATCAGCTGATGTAACTTTATTTGAAAACTTGTTAAAGGGAAATGTAACCTTCCAATTAGTTTTAGAGAACTTTTACGATGCTAAAATAGGCATAACGGGAATATATAAAATGAATGTCACTCTTTACCTCTATCCTGGTAATCCTCCAAAGGGGTTGCCTAATTACTTTATTCCATTATTTTTAAATAAATACAATTACTCATATGTCATCCTAAACCCGTTTAATGATTATGTATCACAAAACGTGACAATACCAAATGGGACATATAAACTTGCTATGCTGCTATATGAAGAGGGAGGAGGATTAGATGAATTCTGGTATGCGAATGAACCTGCTACAAGAGAAATACAAGTGTTATATGATGGTAGACTTGCAGGGGTAGTTAATCCCTATGAGACTATATACACTGGTGGGATTGATTTATTATGGTGGAAGCCAGTGACTTCAATAAATACATTGTCTTTCCACAGTCCTTATATTATTGATTTAACTCCGCTATTAGCTTTAGGATCCTCAGCTAATATCGCTGTATCTGTAACGAATTTGTTAACAGCATATGAATTAACCGGTACTGCAGCTTATGATTGGGATATAGCTGCTGCATTATTATTATGGGTAAATTCATCAAACCCATTAATACATGCTACATTTTTATCTCAATACTCAAGATTTATGGACTCTTCACCTATCTTTAATTCTGGAATCCTAGGTGTATATTATCAAGAGGGAGGATCATATCTTATTAACTATTCAGCTATTCTAAAGTTTGAGCATGGAACAGAATATTCTGATGTAATTCAACAAGGCAGATTCTACGCTTACCAGACCTTTAATCAGATATATGAGAAAGCCTATTTAGGTGAGAAGTTTACAGAATATGCAGTGGAAAGAGGTAATTTATACAATGCTACATTATATTATAACGTATATTATCCAATATTTCTACAGTTTTCAGCTATAGCAGTTCCAATAACAAATCCACATGTAATACCTTATAATTTAAGTTATTCGCAAAATGGTACGCTAAGTTTAGGTCTCTATTACTATCGATTAAGTATATATAATGGTCAGAATATTACTATAAAAACTGTCGAAAATGTTACAGCAATTGGTGGTTTCAGCGGGATTATAGAAATTATAAATAAGTATGGAGGAGCTGTGTTAGTAGCGTTAACCTCTAATAATGCGTTAACTACTAAGACCTTAACTAACTATTATTTAGTTAACAGCGTTGGATATAAGGAGATTTTTGCTGCACAAGGTCTTCAAAATTCAACGACTAATTTAGCTGGATATTATGTTTATCATACCGTAAAATTTATACCTATTGCTGACCCTCCAACTACTACTCAAACTTATATATATTTCGTGCGTTTTCATATAGAAATTTATTGACTAGTTCCTCAGCCTCTCTTTCATTTAATATATTTTTTTCAACTAACTCGTTAGTTACTTTACTTATTGCTTTTTTAGCTAACTTAGCCCCTAACCATGCAATTTCTGGAATTTCAAAAGCGTCAGAACCATGCATTACTTTATTTAATGGAGCCACTTCAAATATTTCTCTTAATATATTGTATGCAGCTAAAGGTGCAAATGGTATTACTTGTGAGGTATCTAAATATACTGAAGGGAAGATATAGGACATCCACGCAGATTCTCTATGATATGGGTATCCAGCATGGACTAATACGACAATTCCCTCATATTTTCTAACAATGTTAGTAAGATAAGAGGGTCTGGATAATTCGAATTTTATATCTCTATCTCCTGCTCCCGTATGAATTTGAACTGGTACTTTCAATTCCTTCGCTATTCTTAGAGTTTCGCACACCAGATAATCTCTGAATCCCTTAGCTATCCTTCCGTACCATTCCATTTTATTATCTAAAAAGTCTTTTCTAGCTAATTCTAAATTACAATCTATTTTAAGTCCAGTTCTATATGCTATTATGGTTTTAAACCCAGAATATCCTTCGCGTATTTTTTCTCTTAGCATCTCGTTAAAATGTTCTAATGCTTTATCAAAAGATGAAAAGGAAAATAGATCATTAATTATTGACTCTATTCTAAATAATAATTTTAACTTGGCTGGTATTTCAACTTCCTTACTTCCGAATCCAACATCTATTACGAACCCTTCTATTTGAGCATCATTAAACAAGAATTTCATGTAGTTTACTGGATCGTCTCTTATCATCTTGTTTCTTTCCTCTATGAAGTTCTCTCCTAACAATTTTGTTAGTTCATTTTTTAAATATAAATAGAAAGGTCTTAGTTTATTCATAGTTATTACGTCGGAATTTATCTCATTTTCTCTCCACGATTCTGCAGATGCCATTATGAATTGTTTTTCGTCCATTATTTTAGCTGAGAACCAGTGCGAGTGAGAGTCAATTATCTTCATTTTTTATCACATGTGTCTATAAACTTCGTACTCCCAATCGGTAACTAAACTTTCATATTCTTCAACTTCTGCCATTTTGATTTTTATGAACTCCTCTATTAACGGTTTTCCTATTCTTTCAATTAACCTAGTGTCCTTCTTTAACTCGTTTAATGCTTCCCTTAGATTTCGTGGGATGTCCTCTATATCCTTTCTATAGTATGCGTTTTCATTAACGGCTTCAGGTGGTCTTAAACCCCTTTCTATTCCGTCAAGACCTGCTTCTATTACTGCAGTTAAAAGTAAATAGGGGTTTGTTAAAGGATCTGGAACTCTGTATTCTACCCTTCTATCTATTTGAGACATGCTAGGATAGGGTGTGGGTATCCTTATCATCGCTGATTTATTATTATATCCGTAAGTTATTTTTGTAGGTGCCCATGAGCCTGGAACTAACCTTTTATAAGAGTTTACTGTTGGCGCGGCAATTGCAGTTAACGCTTTCGCATGTTCTATTAAACCAGCTATAAAACTATAAGCTATCTCGCTTAGTCCGTATTTATCATTTTGATTATAGAAGACGTTTTGATTATCCTTCCATGCACTTATGTTTAAATGTAGACCAGATCCGGCTAATTTGTTAAAGGGTTTAGGCATAAAGTTGGCTTCAACTCCATATTTTGCTGCAATTTGTTTTGCTACTTCTTTAAATAGTATAACTTCATCTGCACTTCTTAAGCTTTCTTTATGCATTATGTCAAATTCGTATTGACCTGGTCCGTACTCTTTTATTACTCTTATCGGTTCTATTCCTATTTGCCTTATCGTCTTAGCTATTTCTGGAATTATGGGATTATTATAATAAGCTTGAGAATCGAAACACCTAGCATCGTCATAAGGTTTTCTATCTTTAACTAAGTAAAATTCTATTTCAAAAGCCGATCTAAATTCATAATTATACTGTTCCTTTACTTTTTCTAATGTTTTGATTAGCGTGCTTCTAGGATCGTATTCCCAAGGTTTACCTTGTTTATATAGGTTACATATTACTACTGCAGAAGGTGGGAATATTGAAAAAGTGCTTATATCTGGCATTAGGAATACATCCTCATCTTGAGGGCCAAAACTTCCGTAAGGGCTTATGTAATCCATTGGGGTGAAGCTCATCATGGCCATTGTTAATCCTATTCCAGTCTTCAATAGTTCATCAATATGATCTATATAAGCTCCCTTAGATCTTATATAGCCATCTAATCCTACCCATGTAAATCTTAAAATTTCTACCCCTTTATCTCTTAACTCTCTTTCGATGTTCATTTAATATTAAATTTGACAAAGGGTATTTTATTTTATATTTAAATTTTGAAGCTTCTAGTTTTATCAAATCTAATTATCAGCCTAGATTCTTATTAGATGAATTGTTAGTAAATCCGATAATTTTCTAGTTTTCTGATAATAACGATTTTAAGCAGAAAAACTAATAATTTTTCAAAAACAGTATACAGTAGTGATTAATTTTACTTTAAGTTTGGGTCATAAAGTTAGTATTTACCTCCTCTGGCTCTTCATACCACTTTACTCTTTCTCCAATCTTAGCCCTCATCTTCCATTTAACACTCTTTGGGTATTTTTCAATTATTTCTCTCAATTTTATTAATTTACTCTCTATTATGTTTTTATTGGGATCTTCTCTTAAAAATTCAAGCATTCTATCGTGGTTAATTGTATAAGTTTTATAAAATCCCCAATCCTCTGAAAGAATCTTCGCTATATGATTATAATCTAATGTTCTCTCATCGTCTTTCTCTCCTAATTCTACATCATATAAAAGTGCAGCTATATCTTTTTTATCATTTTCAGTTAATTGAATTATTTGCATTTTAGTGAGTAATAAATCGGATGTTGGAATTGTATACTTCATTATCTTTAACCTATCTTTCAAAATTAATCTATGGCACATTTTAAATTCGTCTAGGAATATATCAATTGTTGAATTAATAACTGGATCAAAGAACATTAATCTAGTATGTCCATGTAAAGCATTAAATCTTTTATTAGCGATTAGTCCTAAGTTTTCTAGAAATTTTGATATTTTTCCACTTTGAGAAGATAGTCCAAAATAATCGGCATCCTTATAAGTTCTGGCGTAAATCTCAGATCCTTTCTTAGCTATTAACGCTATTGCAGCACCTCCTATTAATCTTAAAATTATCCCCTCAGCTTCAGCTTTATCTATAATTGTAATTGCCCTATTCAAAAGCTCTTCTTTACTTATTCCCATAATTTAAATTTTTGACTATAAATTATAAACATGACTAGTAATACACTATAGTTCCCATTATCATATTATCATAATGGAACTATCTTAATCCACTATTTTTCAGTTGACTCGTTTAAATTTGGATTCTCTATTTTAGGTTCTTTAATGTCTAGGTATTTATTTTATGCTTATTTTTTAAACTTATTTATTTGATTAGGCAAAAAGTTTATAAGTTTAATAGTTAGTCACTTTGTATGGAACCTCTAATAGCTATAGATCTTAACTCAAATATGAGTTTAAATCAGTTAGAAGAAGCTCTTAAGAAGCTTTTTGAGAAATTCGGCGCGTTAGATATAGTGTTTCTAATAGATGACGATAGTATAGTGGAATTAGATGGTAAATTAGTTTTAACTTTCTATAGCCTAAATGACCTATTAGAGACCTTTAAGATATTAAAGAAGTTATCTGAGGTAAAATCTAATAGGTTGAAAGTTACTAGTGTGATAAGGTTAGAGAGGGAGTTAAAGAGATTTCCCCTAATAATAATAACGGATAGGAAGGTTACTGGTTTAGAGAAGAATCTGATATTCGTTTATGATGGGGAGAGTGTAAAGGCTAAGTATTGAGAATCTATGGATAGTTTAAAAGATAATTTTTTAAATATTTGCAAAAGTTTGAATTTATGAAAGTCGAAAATTGGAGTAATGTTATTGGGGGATACATATCCTGGGTTATGGATGGATATGATTTAGGTGCAGTTGTAATTACTTCAACAATTTTAGGAGAGTTGTTTTATCCTACAATAAAATTCCTTGGTGCAGTCTTACCTATAGTATTCACGATAATATCTAGACCTTTAGGTGGGTTTGTATTTGGTTACATAGGGGATAAATTTGGTAGAAGGTCAAGTTTATTAATTACAGTTTTAGGCTATTCATTATCTATAGGTTTGACTGCAATTTTGCCTACCTATGCTCAGATAGGAATTTTAGCCTCTATTTTACTTTCTCTTCTTAGGTTAATTCAAGGTATATTTATAGGAGGAGATGTAGCGGGTAGTTTCACAATAGTAATGGAAAGTATTAACTCCTATAGAGGAGTATTTTCTGGATTAATGCAATCTGGAGTTTTAGTGGGATTTGTTGGAGTAGATACTCTATTCACCTATCTAGCTTCAGTTACTGGAAGGGAATTTATAACGTTTTATTGGAAACTAATATTTATAATAGGAGTAATACCAGCTATATTAGCAGTTTTAATAAGGTTTAAAATGGTAGAGCCCTCAGTTTGGTCAAAGATTAAGCATAATGTAAATCCTATTAAGGGATTAAGGGAGTTACCTCAACCTTTTATTGTAATGGTAGGCTTCTGGCTAGCAATCTATGCTGGCCCTCAGCTAGTGCCCACAATATTTGGTCAGATTATGAGACTATCTCCTTCATACTTTGGCTTATTAGTAACTTATATGAATTTAATAGGAATACCCTCTATGCTGATTTCTGGGTTAATTTCTGATTACATAGGAAGAAGGAAAATGGGTATCATTGGTTCTATAATCGCTGCAATAGGAGCGTTTTTATTTTATGCTTTAATTCCGGAAAAAACTAACTTGCTATATTTAACCTTACTATTCGGATTCTTAGTTAATTTACCTTCAGCCATTTCTCCAGCTTTTCTAACAGAGAGATTTAAGACCTTTGCCAGAGCTATTGGAGTTGGCACGGCATATAATGGTGCTTACTTAATTGCTGGATGGGCTCCCATATTAGTTTCTATATTATCTTCACATTTAGATCCATTTTACGCAGCTGCTACGGTATTTATAGTGGGAAGTGTAATAGCAATAGTAGGATTAGCAATAGGTCCAGAAACTTATAAGCAGAGCCTTGAAGGGTAAAGATTTTTCTTTTCTGTTCTTATTTTAAATCTATGAAAATCAGTGTAGTGGGTTCTGGTCCAGCTGGAATATATTCATCTCTAGAATTAGCTAAGAGAGGTCATAAGGTAATTTTAATAGAAAAGGAGGATAGACTAGGCGGAACTTGCGTATTATACGGTTGTATTCCATCCAAAGCTATGTTAAATCCAATTCACTTGTTAGCAGAAATGGAAAAAATTGGCAAAAAAGATATTAAAATTAGCATGGAAGAATTGAGAAAATTAGGTCAAGAATCTTCTTTTAGGATCTCTAAAGGTATAGAGTATATGTTAGAGGATAGCGGAGTTGAAGTAATACACGGTACTGCTTCCCTTAGATCTGGTATGTTAAATGTTAATAACGAATCAATTCAAACAGACTATATAGTCTTAGCTACTGGAACATATAGAGAGAGGATTAAAGGTATAATATATTCCGAGGATTTACCGTATCTTAATAAGGATTTTAACAGTGTAATTTTAGTTGGAGGAGACGTTGGAGGAATAGAATTTGGTTGGATGTTAAGGAAATTAGGAAAGGAGGTCATTTTAATAGATAAACAATCAACCTTATTACCCTATTTAGATAAAGATGTTAGTAACGCAATAACAACGTATTTTGAGAAAATAGGTATTAAGCTTTACCTTAATCGTACCGTTAAGGAAATGAAAGAAAATGAGGTAATTCTGGATAATGGCGAGAGATTAACTGCTGATATAGTTTATATGACCTTCGGTAGGAAGCCATCTATAAGTGGTTTCGAAGAGGTTAAACATGATCCTTTCATAATTGTAGATGAATATTTGAGAACAAGTGTGAGTAATATATTTGCTGCAGGAGATGTAATAGGTACTCATACGGCTCATGAAGCAATGTATGCTGGTAAAATAGCTGCTATGAATATTTTAGGTTACAAGAAAAAATTCAATAAAAATGGAATACCAAAGGTAATTTATATACATCCTACTATTGCTTACGTAGGTAAAATGGAGGGTAATTGTATAAAGTATA
The genomic region above belongs to Saccharolobus caldissimus and contains:
- a CDS encoding peptide-N4-asparagine amidase; this encodes MIKGTIFTLIILFSILLPLMFSVTTYSQSTFVHPILGNITVLNSGKIQYDPAYYSFEAYQIHPPNVTPIKVNIATNVIFNNSALTPYVVHVNIPQGNYSMEILNVSINESNGAQYDRPVYIFANGVPIFWGSTQELLNSTASADVTLFENLLKGNVTFQLVLENFYDAKIGITGIYKMNVTLYLYPGNPPKGLPNYFIPLFLNKYNYSYVILNPFNDYVSQNVTIPNGTYKLAMLLYEEGGGLDEFWYANEPATREIQVLYDGRLAGVVNPYETIYTGGIDLLWWKPVTSINTLSFHSPYIIDLTPLLALGSSANIAVSVTNLLTAYELTGTAAYDWDIAAALLLWVNSSNPLIHATFLSQYSRFMDSSPIFNSGILGVYYQEGGSYLINYSAILKFEHGTEYSDVIQQGRFYAYQTFNQIYEKAYLGEKFTEYAVERGNLYNATLYYNVYYPIFLQFSAIAVPITNPHVIPYNLSYSQNGTLSLGLYYYRLSIYNGQNITIKTVENVTAIGGFSGIIEIINKYGGAVLVALTSNNALTTKTLTNYYLVNSVGYKEIFAAQGLQNSTTNLAGYYVYHTVKFIPIADPPTTTQTYIYFVRFHIEIY
- a CDS encoding glutamine synthetase family protein, encoding MNIERELRDKGVEILRFTWVGLDGYIRSKGAYIDHIDELLKTGIGLTMAMMSFTPMDYISPYGSFGPQDEDVFLMPDISTFSIFPPSAVVICNLYKQGKPWEYDPRSTLIKTLEKVKEQYNYEFRSAFEIEFYLVKDRKPYDDARCFDSQAYYNNPIIPEIAKTIRQIGIEPIRVIKEYGPGQYEFDIMHKESLRSADEVILFKEVAKQIAAKYGVEANFMPKPFNKLAGSGLHLNISAWKDNQNVFYNQNDKYGLSEIAYSFIAGLIEHAKALTAIAAPTVNSYKRLVPGSWAPTKITYGYNNKSAMIRIPTPYPSMSQIDRRVEYRVPDPLTNPYLLLTAVIEAGLDGIERGLRPPEAVNENAYYRKDIEDIPRNLREALNELKKDTRLIERIGKPLIEEFIKIKMAEVEEYESLVTDWEYEVYRHM
- the sso7d gene encoding chromatin protein Sso7d; this translates as MVTVKFKYKGEEKEVDISKIKKVWRVGKMISFTYDEGGGKTGRGAVSEKDAPKELLEMLEKQSKK
- a CDS encoding amidohydrolase family protein translates to MDEKQFIMASAESWRENEINSDVITMNKLRPFYLYLKNELTKLLGENFIEERNKMIRDDPVNYMKFLFNDAQIEGFVIDVGFGSKEVEIPAKLKLLFRIESIINDLFSFSSFDKALEHFNEMLREKIREGYSGFKTIIAYRTGLKIDCNLELARKDFLDNKMEWYGRIAKGFRDYLVCETLRIAKELKVPVQIHTGAGDRDIKFELSRPSYLTNIVRKYEGIVVLVHAGYPYHRESAWMSYIFPSVYLDTSQVIPFAPLAAYNILREIFEVAPLNKVMHGSDAFEIPEIAWLGAKLAKKAISKVTNELVEKNILNEREAEELVNKFLYENARNIYKFE
- a CDS encoding MFS transporter, with protein sequence MKVENWSNVIGGYISWVMDGYDLGAVVITSTILGELFYPTIKFLGAVLPIVFTIISRPLGGFVFGYIGDKFGRRSSLLITVLGYSLSIGLTAILPTYAQIGILASILLSLLRLIQGIFIGGDVAGSFTIVMESINSYRGVFSGLMQSGVLVGFVGVDTLFTYLASVTGREFITFYWKLIFIIGVIPAILAVLIRFKMVEPSVWSKIKHNVNPIKGLRELPQPFIVMVGFWLAIYAGPQLVPTIFGQIMRLSPSYFGLLVTYMNLIGIPSMLISGLISDYIGRRKMGIIGSIIAAIGAFLFYALIPEKTNLLYLTLLFGFLVNLPSAISPAFLTERFKTFARAIGVGTAYNGAYLIAGWAPILVSILSSHLDPFYAAATVFIVGSVIAIVGLAIGPETYKQSLEG
- a CDS encoding S53 family peptidase, which translates into the protein MEGITLKLLLVTLFLISILFPLSSLAYATTFIQPTYGQYNVISPLNPSTPLYLEIFIPPKNLNMLYLIAQEVANHQIKPLTNSQLISMFSQESKVNEVISYLQNKGFKVVYKSPFEVMVEAPVSIVSSLFNTKFILVQSSNGEIYYKPEGEVSIPTQLHNLLIGGLTNFSNVQIPLIQLGNLNDGHLIPNKQAYSSFVYTFQFSATWYTPQDIEGAYNITPIINSTADKKITIAIIDAYGDPEIYQDVKLFDSHFHLPPLNLTVLPIGPYHPLNGLVTGWYAETALDVETAHAAAPYAHILLVVAPSASLPALFSAIDLVVSEDLAQVVSMSWGLPENLFGASGFYAVFNGVPIPNYPYYDYYFALGTAEGITFLAASGDNGAYGITPTIYGSVNYPASSPFVTGVGGTTLFINVTSGYLSSYNSTATYGYETAWSVNPLYFGEVEGTVSSGGGYSSLFPAPWYQRYITHSNFRTVPDVAADANPYTGFVVYALGQEIVVGGTSLATPLWSGIIADIDGYIGHPLGLVNPLFYEIYGNSTLYHEAFHPIYFGYNGYYYANGSYNLVTGLGSPNAGMLAAIIKHFVQKNLQISVSTFEPGVTQPWYFYNSTFTIVAYITYPNNTEVTSGSFNAYIYTLDGYLATVPLTFNGSYWIGNFTIIKGYPPNIWEIVVNGTSSSFSGVGITEVDIGESINIISPIPYPFGLPIPYNEPFQIEACVYYPNGTPVINKTVTAYLVRNGHAIASIPLIMVNPGQYEGIYALIPPLPQGTYLLIINDSYGSAYSYVYFGEYNFGAILTPVNDGLPAAAPGQNITIIDLVLTVEFTGLFTSNVTAYIYNPMGKLIGNVKLVPAPDVIQFGVFLLFLLYEGNFTIPSNATPGFYNVIINSVTNTSVGLITSNYTTAFYVSPANLNYNVKVTDITYEGQWIKILANITYPNGTEVKYGMFTATLLPTQLNFESLIIASNVGVPLQYNSTLGEWVGLYQIPSILQGSIYQGSPLYSFAGPWNVIISGVSADGYNLYSNHYYYFDVLPYTFINKMIINGTFDLPLLSKVNSTTYMLSSVASNNITITHTNLIIDNVIAKTLIIYNSSVTITSSKIDKLVAYNSSVTIIKSTLGGQNIAIMANNSIINVISSIIEDSNYGFLQVNSVINLKGVSLNNVTSISEIPSPKLIYSPVNITSSEKTIIVNISGEYLKLLNVMMDNEPIMYKLVSSSPSLLSIEIPFNASSLPDGTYTFTVQVSDGLPYNLTFNVLNNYHFVVLQDNILSLQSSLLRTTILTIISLIIAIIAIVIVFIIMRRRGEK